A region of the Streptomyces sp. NBC_00442 genome:
CTGGCGTAAGCCGTAACCGTCGGGGTTCGTGATCTCGTCGGTGAGGGGGTAGCCCAGATAGCCGCGTTCCCAGCCCAGGTCGGCCCAGTGCTGTCGGATCGCACCCCACGCCGCGTGGGCGCCGGTGTCGGGGGTCCAGTAGATCGAGCCATTGTCGAAGACCTGGAAGCGGCCAACGCCGTCGGGGGTGCCGAGTTCGTCGGTGGTGGGGCAGCCCAGCGAACGTTGGACGCCGGGGGTCTGGGTGTACTCGGTCCAGATGGCGCCGTCCACGGAGTGGGACCCGCAGAAGACCTCGGCGGACGCGGGAGTGGCGCCGACGATGAAGCCGGCCGTGATCGTGGCGAGGGCGAGGGCCGGGGCGACCAGGAGTGTTCCGATACGTCTGAGGGAGGAATGCATGCCTGCTTACTGCCCCAGCCCCGAGTACACCAAGCCACGGCCCGTCGGACGGCCAACGCCCGTGACCACCTTTGAGCCAAGCTTCGTCCCAGACCGGCAACCGCTTCAGCCGCCCGTCGATGGGATCGGGGAAGAACGCGAGGCGTGGGCGGCAACGACGGAGCAGAAGCTCGCCCGGCAAGGACCCCGTCTTCAGGGTCGTCGTCCTCGCCCGACAGACCTCGCGAGAACCCACCGAACGCATCGGAGCGACGTTCGTGTCCGCGTCCGGACCAGGGCTGAATACTGGGATCCATGGGACGGTCCTCCCCCGGACCCGCGCCGCTCTCCCTGCTGCGGGCGTGCCGACCCGGTCGAGACGATTGGCGTGCCGATCGGCGTGCCGATCGGCGTGCCGATTGGCGTCTGGAACCGGCTCAGCGGGTGCGCTCGTAGTGTCGGCGCGCTTTTGCGCGGTTGCCGCACACAGCCATCGAGCACCAGCGCGCGCGGTTGGCGCGGCTGCGGTCGAGCAGGAACAGCTGGCACTCGGCGTTGGCGCAAGGGCGGAGTCGGCCGGGCTGGTCCTTCTCGCCGGCGGCCCAGGCGAGGAGCACCTCGACGGCCAGCCGCGCGTGCAGGGGGGTTTCGACTGTCCACTGGAGACCATCCGAGGTGATCTCAGGAATCTGGCGGACCCCGTCAAGCAGCGGGCTCAGCACGTCTGGGGGGCTTTCTCCGCGCACGACGTTTCGTAGGGCGTCCCGCGCCTCACGCAGCAGCTCCAGCTCTGCGGTGCTGCCGTCGCCGCCATGCTCCCGCGCCCAGCGCTTGCCGTTGGCCGGGTCGCCGAGCTCGTCCCGTTCCTCACCGTTCACCATCGGCCTGCTGTTGAGCAGGTCCAGCAGAACGTCCATCGGGCACCACTCCCTCCTCTAACCGGATTGGATCCATTGACAGGTTAGTCCATGGCGTGCTTGCATGGCGAGGAACTAACCGGATCAAGCATCCAAAGGGGTTACGATGAGTGTGGTGCGCCACCGGACCGCCGTCGTCGACGGCCACGAGATCTTCTACCGGGAAGCCGGTCCCGCCGACGCCCCGGCGATCGTCCTGCTGCACGGTTACCCGACCAGTTCGTTCATGTTCCGCGAACTCATCCCGTTGCTGGCCGACAACTACCACGTCATCGCGCCGGACCACCTTGGCTTCGGCCACTCGGCGGCCCCCCTCGCAGGGGAGTTCACCTACACCTTCGACGCCCTCGCCGACCTCACCGGCAAACTGCTCGACCAGCTGGGCCTGGATCGCTACGCCCTCTACGTCCAGGACTACGGCGCCCCCATCGGATGGCGCCTCGCGCTCCGGCGCCCCGACCGGATCTCCGCCCTCGTCACCCAGAACGGCAACGGCTACGAGGACGGCTTCGTCGAATCGTTCTGGACCGACGTCTGGGCCTACGGGGCGAACCCCGGCCCCGACACCGAACCCGCCGTCCGCGCCGCGCTGGGCATCGACGCCATCCGGTGGCAGTACCTGCACGGCGTACCCGACCCGAGCCGGGTCAGCCCCGACACCTGGCAGCACGACTTCGCACTCGTCTCCCGCCCGAACAACGACGAGGTCCAGCTGGCGCTGTTCCGCGACTACCAGAACAACCGCCCGCTCTACCCGCTGCTGCACGAATTCCTGCGCACCAGCGAAGTCCCGGTACTCGCCGTGTGGGGCCGCAACGACGAGATCTTCGGACCAGCCGGCGCCCAGGCCTTCACCCGCGACGCCAAGGACGCCGAGGTGCATCTGATCAACGGCGGTCACTTCCTGCTGGAGAGTCACCTGGACGTCGTCACGGGTTACCTGCGCGGCTTCCTCGGGCGAGTACTGGGCTAGGTCGTGCCTTCAAAGTCCCCTCTCCATGACCGCTGACCAGCCGAGCGGGCCTGGCTCCGGCTGACGGGCAGGGGCGACGCCATGCATCGCCCCTCCCCCGCCCTCACGCCGTCAGCGTGCCGTCCGGAACCTCACGCACGGAGACCTTGTTGCGCTGGCGGTCCAGGGCGGTCGCCACGACGTCCCCGACACCGTCCGGGTCGTCGGTCTGCGCAGGCGGCGTTTCCGAGCGCTCGATCGCCTTCACCAGGTACTGGGGGTTCCAGGACGAAACGGCCCCCCTGACCGCCACGGACTCCACCCTGCGCTTGCCGACACGCGACTTGATGGCGGACAGGATCTGGTCCGAGTACAGGCCGCCCTCCACCCGGAACAGGCTGGCATGGCCGCCGACCTTGCCGCCATCGCGCAGGTACACCGTGATGGTGAGGCAGCTGGTCACGCTGGGGTAAGTGATCGTGCCGCCCGGCCCGACCTCACCCACCTGCCCCTCGGCGATCGACACCGCCGTGGCAGCGCTCTCGGTGCCGGGAGCGCGCTGCACCGCATGCCGCTCGGCCGGCTGTGCGGTGCCGGCTTCACGCGACTGCGGCTCGGCGCGCTGTACCGACGGGCCGGACATGGCCCGGGTCGCGTTGGCCTCGGCTTCGCGTTCGAAGCGGTCGGAGGGGTCGGAGACCTTCAGGCCCGAGCCGTTGTCGGTGCCCGTCACCGGCCCCTGGCGCTGCTGGATGACATGGGTCAACTCATGGGCCAGGGTGTGCTGATCGCCGCCCCCGTCACCGATGACGACATGACTGCCCGACGTGTACGCCCGAGCGCCGACCTCTGCCGCCGAGGCCTTCGCAGCACTGTCGTTGTGGATCCGCACCTCCGAGAAGTCCGCACCCAGCCGCGACTCCATGTCGGTTCGGGTCGCGTCGTCCAGCGGACGGCCACCCGAGCGCAGCACATCGTGCACCGCCGACCGCTGCACCTCGGGCTGTTCCGCCTGCTGATGCCCACAGCCCGCGCCATGTTGATGCTTCTCCTGCGCCCAGGGATGGCCGGCGTTGCGGAGCATCTGCACGACGGCCGCGTTGCCGGCGGAACTCTGCAGAGCGAGGAGGGCGGACGACGGCGTCCCGCCCCCGGCCCCGGACTTGCGGGCGGTCGCGGATCCGTCCTTCTTGGAGGCGTTGGCGGCGTTCGCTCTGACGTCGTCTCGGTCAGGCATGGCGGGGCTCTCTTCCCATGGGGAAAAACTCCAACTCATCCTGGATACAAGGGGTTTGATCCAAGAGCCAGGTACTTGAGGGCAACAGGGAGGCGCCCCATCGGGCAGATGGGCTTGGCGCAGGCGCGCCGCACCCCCGCTCACGTGGGCCGTTGCGGTCGGGAGGCCCCCTCCGATCCGGACCCGGCACGATCCAGCCATGTTCAGACCCGCACCAGGGCCGGCCACACCCCCGGGGCGTCGACGTTGCAGGCGACGTGGCTTCAAGTCGGCGG
Encoded here:
- a CDS encoding CGNR zinc finger domain-containing protein; translation: MDVLLDLLNSRPMVNGEERDELGDPANGKRWAREHGGDGSTAELELLREARDALRNVVRGESPPDVLSPLLDGVRQIPEITSDGLQWTVETPLHARLAVEVLLAWAAGEKDQPGRLRPCANAECQLFLLDRSRANRARWCSMAVCGNRAKARRHYERTR
- a CDS encoding alpha/beta fold hydrolase encodes the protein MSVVRHRTAVVDGHEIFYREAGPADAPAIVLLHGYPTSSFMFRELIPLLADNYHVIAPDHLGFGHSAAPLAGEFTYTFDALADLTGKLLDQLGLDRYALYVQDYGAPIGWRLALRRPDRISALVTQNGNGYEDGFVESFWTDVWAYGANPGPDTEPAVRAALGIDAIRWQYLHGVPDPSRVSPDTWQHDFALVSRPNNDEVQLALFRDYQNNRPLYPLLHEFLRTSEVPVLAVWGRNDEIFGPAGAQAFTRDAKDAEVHLINGGHFLLESHLDVVTGYLRGFLGRVLG